The Archocentrus centrarchus isolate MPI-CPG fArcCen1 chromosome 7, fArcCen1, whole genome shotgun sequence genome window below encodes:
- the LOC115782634 gene encoding cyclin-dependent kinase 17-like isoform X1, whose product MDRMKIIKRRLSMSLRSARPVDDSLSELAEQMALDEPSTARDNEPMVACTVHPPASHSAPSFLRQYAGHLGRTALRREPGGGLERDRAFLSLHRTGSLGIVHENVKMGSDGESDQASGTSSDEVQSPVRVRMRNNHHRRISNEDINKRLSLPADIRLPEGYLEKFAMNSPPFDKPMSRRLRRASLSEIGFGKLETYIKLDKLGEGTYATVFKGRSKLTDNLVALKEIRLEHEEGAPCTAIREVSLLKDLKHANIVTLHDIIHTDKCLTLVFEYLEKDLKQYMDDCGSIMSVHNVKIFLFQLLRGLAYCHRRKVLHRDLKPQNLLINEKGELKLADFGLARAKSVPTKTYSNEVVTLWYRPPDVLLGSTEYSTPIDMWGVGCIFYEMITGRPLFPGSTVEDELHLIFRILGTPTEETWPGITTTEEFKTYNFPRYHAEPLVNHAPRIDNEGHDLLSKLLQFEAKKRISAEDALRHCYFKCLGEQVQTLADTASIFSVKGIQLQRDPGKRSSVYPESSQGKSRRQSVLF is encoded by the exons AGCCCATGGTGGCGTGCACTGTGCATCCTCCCGCCTCCCATAGCGCTCCCTCCTTCCTGCGTCAATATGCTGGTCATCTGGGCCGCACCGCCCTGCGCAGAGAGCCAGGTGGGGGGCTAGAACGAGACAGAGCCTTCCTGAGCCTGCACAGGACTGGATCTCTGg GTATTGTCCATGAAAATGTGAAGATGGGTTCAGATGGGGAGAGTGACCAGGCATCCGGGACGTCTTCTGATGAGGTTCAGAGTCCAGTGAGGGTCCGTATGAGGAACAATCACCATCGGCGCATCTCTAATGAG GACATAAACAAACGTTTGTCTCTCCCAGCTGATATCAGGCTACCCGAGGGCTACTTGGAGAAGTTTGCCATGAACAGCCCGCCCTTTGACAAACCCATGAGCCGCAGGCTACGGCGCGCATCATTG TCTGAGATCGGCTTTGGGAAACTTGAAACCTACATCAAACTGGACAAACTAGGAGAG GGGACCTATGCGACAGTATTTAAAGGGCGAAGTAAGTTAACAGATAATTTGGTCGCGCTGAAAGAGATCCGCCTAGAGCACGAGGAGGGCGCGCCCTGCACCGCTATCCGAGAAG TGTCTCTACTGAAAGACTTGAAGCACGCCAATATTGTCACTCTCCATGACATTATCCACACTGACAAGTGCCTAACACTCGTGTTTGAGTATTTG GAAAAAGACCTGAAGCAATATATGGATGACTGTGGGAGCATCATGAGTGTTCACAATGTTAAG ATTTTCTTATTTCAGCTTTTAAGAGGTCTGGCGTACTGCCACAGAAGGAAGGTGCTCCATAGAGACCTGAAACCCCAAAACTTGCTCATCAATGAAAAAGGGGAGCTCAAACTGGCAGACTTCG gTTTGGCTCGAGCTAAGTCTGTCCCTACGAAGACCTACTCAAATGAAGTTGTGACATTATGGTACCGACCACCAGATGTGCTGCTGGGCTCCACTGAGTACTCTACACCCATTGACATGTG GGGTGTGGGCTGCATCTTTTATGAAATGATCACAGGCAGACCTCTCTTCCCTGGATCAACAGTGGAGGATGAGCTTCATCTCATATTCCGCATCCTtg GTACTCCTACAGAAGAGACTTGGCCTGGTATCACCACCACTGAAGAGTTTAAGACATACAATTTCCCCCGCTACCACGCAGAGCCCCTTGTCAACCACGCACCCAG GATAGACAACGAAGGTCATGACTTGCTTTCAAAGCTCTTACAG TTTGAGGCAAAGAAGCGGATATCAGCTGAGGATGCTCTCAGACACTGTTATTTCAAATGTCTTGGGGAGCAGGTTCAAACACTGGCTGACA ctgcatCCATCTTCTCTGTAAAAGGCATTCAACTCCAGAGAGATCCAGGGAAGAGATCCTCAGTCTACCCAGAGTCAT ccCAAGGGAAGAGCAGGAGACAGAGTGTGCTGTTTTAG
- the LOC115782634 gene encoding cyclin-dependent kinase 17-like isoform X2, which yields MDRMKIIKRRLSMSLRSARPVDDSLSELAEQMALDEPSTARDNGIVHENVKMGSDGESDQASGTSSDEVQSPVRVRMRNNHHRRISNEDINKRLSLPADIRLPEGYLEKFAMNSPPFDKPMSRRLRRASLSEIGFGKLETYIKLDKLGEGTYATVFKGRSKLTDNLVALKEIRLEHEEGAPCTAIREVSLLKDLKHANIVTLHDIIHTDKCLTLVFEYLEKDLKQYMDDCGSIMSVHNVKIFLFQLLRGLAYCHRRKVLHRDLKPQNLLINEKGELKLADFGLARAKSVPTKTYSNEVVTLWYRPPDVLLGSTEYSTPIDMWGVGCIFYEMITGRPLFPGSTVEDELHLIFRILGTPTEETWPGITTTEEFKTYNFPRYHAEPLVNHAPRIDNEGHDLLSKLLQFEAKKRISAEDALRHCYFKCLGEQVQTLADTASIFSVKGIQLQRDPGKRSSVYPESSQGKSRRQSVLF from the exons GTATTGTCCATGAAAATGTGAAGATGGGTTCAGATGGGGAGAGTGACCAGGCATCCGGGACGTCTTCTGATGAGGTTCAGAGTCCAGTGAGGGTCCGTATGAGGAACAATCACCATCGGCGCATCTCTAATGAG GACATAAACAAACGTTTGTCTCTCCCAGCTGATATCAGGCTACCCGAGGGCTACTTGGAGAAGTTTGCCATGAACAGCCCGCCCTTTGACAAACCCATGAGCCGCAGGCTACGGCGCGCATCATTG TCTGAGATCGGCTTTGGGAAACTTGAAACCTACATCAAACTGGACAAACTAGGAGAG GGGACCTATGCGACAGTATTTAAAGGGCGAAGTAAGTTAACAGATAATTTGGTCGCGCTGAAAGAGATCCGCCTAGAGCACGAGGAGGGCGCGCCCTGCACCGCTATCCGAGAAG TGTCTCTACTGAAAGACTTGAAGCACGCCAATATTGTCACTCTCCATGACATTATCCACACTGACAAGTGCCTAACACTCGTGTTTGAGTATTTG GAAAAAGACCTGAAGCAATATATGGATGACTGTGGGAGCATCATGAGTGTTCACAATGTTAAG ATTTTCTTATTTCAGCTTTTAAGAGGTCTGGCGTACTGCCACAGAAGGAAGGTGCTCCATAGAGACCTGAAACCCCAAAACTTGCTCATCAATGAAAAAGGGGAGCTCAAACTGGCAGACTTCG gTTTGGCTCGAGCTAAGTCTGTCCCTACGAAGACCTACTCAAATGAAGTTGTGACATTATGGTACCGACCACCAGATGTGCTGCTGGGCTCCACTGAGTACTCTACACCCATTGACATGTG GGGTGTGGGCTGCATCTTTTATGAAATGATCACAGGCAGACCTCTCTTCCCTGGATCAACAGTGGAGGATGAGCTTCATCTCATATTCCGCATCCTtg GTACTCCTACAGAAGAGACTTGGCCTGGTATCACCACCACTGAAGAGTTTAAGACATACAATTTCCCCCGCTACCACGCAGAGCCCCTTGTCAACCACGCACCCAG GATAGACAACGAAGGTCATGACTTGCTTTCAAAGCTCTTACAG TTTGAGGCAAAGAAGCGGATATCAGCTGAGGATGCTCTCAGACACTGTTATTTCAAATGTCTTGGGGAGCAGGTTCAAACACTGGCTGACA ctgcatCCATCTTCTCTGTAAAAGGCATTCAACTCCAGAGAGATCCAGGGAAGAGATCCTCAGTCTACCCAGAGTCAT ccCAAGGGAAGAGCAGGAGACAGAGTGTGCTGTTTTAG
- the LOC115783584 gene encoding parapinopsin-like: MESVAFHRNSSSSNSSAYTELLSRTGYTILAIIMGVFSVGGIILNVLVIVVTVRHRQLRQPLSYALVNLAVCDLGCAVFGGLPTTVTSAMGYFSLGRVGCVLEAFAVSFFGIASLCTVAVISVERYIVVCYPMGAVLFQTRHAVGGVVLSWVWSFVWSTPPLFGWGTFELEGVQTSCAPNWYSRDIGDMSYMIMFFVLCFAVPFSIIMVSYSRLLWTLHQVTKLQVSETGSTNRVEVQVARMIVVMVLAFLVTWLPYASMAVAVIMDSSLYVDPVIATIPVYFAKSSTVYNPIIYIFMNRQFRGYTVAAVLCGWNPWSSEPQTSENETTVTSVSKTPQKIVPEKSLE; the protein is encoded by the exons ATGGAGAGTGTTGCCTTCCACAGAAACTCTTCATCATCTAACAGCTCAGCCTACACGGAGCTCTTGTCTCGGACTGGTTACACAATACTGGCCATTATCATGGGTGTGTTCTCTGTAGGAGGGATCATACTCAATGTCTTGGTAATTGTGGTGACAGTGAGACACAGACAATTGAGGCAGCCACTCAGCTATGCCCTGGTTAACCTGGCTGTTTGTGACCTGGGCTGCGCTGTGTTTGGAGGCCTGCCCACCACAGTAACCAGTGCCATGGGATACTTCAGCCTGGGACGTGTGGGCTGTGTGTTAGAAGCCTTTGCTGTTTCCTTCTTTG gtatAGCAAGTCTGTGTACAGTAGCAGTCATTTCTGTTGAACGCTACATTGTGGTGTGTTATCCCATGGGTGCAGTCCTGTTCCAGACCAG GCATGCCGTTGGTGGAGTGGTCCTGTCCTGGGTGTGGTCGTTTGTGTGGAGCACTCCACCTCTGTTTGGGTGGGGAACGTTTGAGTTGGAGGGTGTCCAAACCTCCTGTGCTCCTAACTGGTATAGCCGTGATATTGGGGACATGTCCTACATGATCATGTTCtttgtcctttgttttgctgtgcCCTTTTCCATCATCATGGTGTCCTACTCACGACTTTTATGGACCCTCCACCAG GTGACCAAGCTGCAGGTGTCCGAAACAGGAAGCACAAATCGTGTAGAGGTGCAGGTGGCACGCATGATAGTGGTGATGGTGTTGGCCTTCCTAGTCACCTGGCTGCCATATGCCTCAATGGCTGTCGCTGTCATCATGGACTCCAGTCTATATGTTGACCCTGTCATTGCGACCATACCTGTATACTTTGCAAAAAGCAGCACTGTCTACAACCCtatcatttatattttcatgaacagacag TTTCGAGGCTAcactgttgctgctgttctgtGTGGATGGAACCCATGGTCCTCAGAGCCACAAACATCTGAGAATGAGACCACTGTTACATCTGTCAGCAAGACCCCCCAAAAAATTGTGCCTGAAAAATCTTTAGAATAG